Proteins from one Sabethes cyaneus chromosome 2, idSabCyanKW18_F2, whole genome shotgun sequence genomic window:
- the LOC128735705 gene encoding general odorant-binding protein 56d-like, with the protein MSQTTTLFLVLIALSQTCLGQNLLSVYNSCRSEFDVDMDTFNALKNGDFSIRSPLIECFGECLVKKAGFMNNDLSFNKDTIIKFVSRFIKKQDAEAVYDKCTADVEPVICSMAFDVYQCAYENAYAKWGTKKN; encoded by the exons ATGTCGCAAACCACAACATTGTTTCTTGTGCTGATCGCTCTTTCCCAAACATGT CTTGGGCAGAACTTGTTAAGCGTATACAACAGTTGCCGATCGGAGTTCGACGTCGATATGGATACGTTCAATGCACTTAAAAATGGAGATTTTTCGATCAGATCACCGTTGATAGAG TGCTTCGGTGAGTGTCTGGTGAAGAAAGCCGGTTTCATGAATAATGACCTCAGTTTCAACAAGGACACAATCATCAAATTTGTTAGCCGATTCATCAAGAAGCAGGATGCGGAGGCAGTGTATGACAAGTGTACGGCGGACGTCGAACCGGTGATATGTTCCATGGCATTCGATGTTTACCAGTGTGCATATGAAAATGCCTACGCAAAGTGGGGCACGaaaaaaaactag